The Dysidea avara chromosome 13, odDysAvar1.4, whole genome shotgun sequence genome includes a region encoding these proteins:
- the LOC136243036 gene encoding transcription initiation factor TFIID subunit 12-like — protein MDKLEDQFVTGDWVPPTVTIPVEETSTPTAPKRKTKKRKQKMNSSEAEKEKTKRKRKTNNNEEKAKTKKKKNSGTILFVTPTSEVDSVEATATTCSISLVTSSSSSTVQTEVLPPSLAATTPVTLPVVIPPSLAVTTPVTLPLVTPHSSTLMTSISSSWAAMTPVTLTPPTLPIVTSTVVTPSASLRSFPYLPPSTSTTTTDPDLFSSLVSEVEEMTSPQADRVLDQLQSMYGGTWDPYDELAFCDSGSENDMPCRTNSNSNNSNNQNSYISSNSIDGNNIIETMEFLVDSVKTLMENQTTIIHLLKAVENTQ, from the exons ATGGACAAGTTAGAAGACCAGTTTGTCACTGGTGACTGGGTTCCACCAACTGTCACCATCCCAGTAGAAGAAACTTCAACACCAACAGCACCTAAAAGAAAGACAAAGAAACGTAAACAGAAGATGAACAGCAGTGAAGCAGAAAAAGAGAAAACAAAACGTAAACGGAAGACAAACAACAATGAAGAAAAGGctaaaacaaagaaaaagaaaaatagtg gtacAATTTTATTTGTCACACCAACATCTGAAGTGGATTCTGTTGAGGCAACAGCTACTACCTGTAGTATCTCTCTGGTGACATCTTCCAGTTCATCCACTGTGCAGACAGAAGTCCTACCTCCCAGTTTGGCAGCAACCACACCTGTAACTTTGCCAGTAGTGATACCTCCCAGCTTGGCAGTGACAACACCTGTCACTTTACCATTAGTCACGCCTCACAGTTCTACATTGATGACATCCATCAGTTCTAGTTGGGCAGCGATGACACCTGTCACTTTGACACCTCCCACTTTGCCAATTGTGACATCTACAGTGGTGACACCATCAGCAAGTTTAAGGAGCTTCCCTTATTTACCACCTTCAacatcaacaacaacaactgacCCAGATCTCTTTAGCTCGTTGGTATCAGAAGTTGAAGAAATGACATCACCGCAGGCTGACAGGGTCCTGGATCAATTACAATCCATGTATGGTGGTACCTGGGACCCATATGATGAGCTGGCATTCTGTGATTCAG GTTCTGAGAATGATATGCCCTGTAGAACAAACAGCAACAGTAACAATAGCAACAATCAAAATAGTTACATCAGCAGCAACAGCATTGATGGTAACAACATTATTGAAACTATGGAATTTCTAGTTGATTCTGTAAAAACACTAATGGAGAATCAAACAACAATCATTCACCTACTCAAAGCCGTGGAAAATACTCAATAA